A genomic region of Prevotella scopos JCM 17725 contains the following coding sequences:
- a CDS encoding AAA family ATPase yields MEEDKNYINLIRGDLTKASQAHNGMPDSVGMMNIKTANQTILEASLLPTPRALWDSFWYEGELSCLFADSNVGKSILAVQIADRIARTDNVLYLDFELSEKQFQLRYTNEHGELYTFPDKIYRVSIDCNQLLDANFEEAIIGGIEQMAVQTDCKIFIIDNLTYLCCAMEKGDAAGRLMIQLNNLKKRYALSILVLAHTPKRSLDCPITSNDLAGSKRLYNFFDSVFTIGKSAQDGGLRYVKQLKVRYGTFSHDADNVIVYEIDKVDAFLQFVFRGYSTEKEHLKKLGDNESSQRDCQILQLSQSGKSVREIASQVNCGKSTVNRIIQRSKESKNAGVPSVPLSQPLECGTMGQDGTADNQPSKTD; encoded by the coding sequence ATGGAAGAGGATAAGAACTATATCAACCTGATACGTGGCGACCTCACAAAAGCATCCCAAGCGCATAACGGTATGCCCGACAGTGTAGGCATGATGAATATCAAGACGGCAAACCAAACCATTCTTGAAGCATCGTTATTGCCTACGCCCCGTGCGCTGTGGGACAGCTTTTGGTACGAGGGGGAACTCTCCTGCTTGTTTGCCGATTCCAACGTGGGCAAGTCCATCCTTGCCGTGCAGATAGCCGACCGCATCGCCCGAACCGACAATGTGCTGTATCTGGACTTTGAACTGTCCGAAAAGCAGTTCCAGCTCCGCTATACCAACGAGCATGGAGAGCTCTACACCTTTCCCGACAAAATCTATCGGGTGTCTATTGACTGCAACCAGCTTTTGGATGCCAACTTTGAGGAAGCTATCATAGGCGGCATTGAACAGATGGCTGTGCAGACCGACTGCAAGATTTTCATCATTGACAATCTTACCTACCTGTGTTGCGCCATGGAGAAAGGCGATGCCGCAGGACGGCTGATGATTCAGCTGAACAATCTCAAAAAGAGATATGCGCTCTCTATCCTTGTCCTGGCACATACGCCCAAACGCTCTTTGGATTGTCCCATCACATCCAACGACCTTGCCGGAAGCAAACGGCTCTACAATTTCTTTGACAGCGTGTTCACCATTGGAAAAAGTGCCCAAGACGGAGGGCTTCGCTATGTGAAGCAGCTTAAAGTGCGCTATGGCACGTTCTCTCATGATGCGGATAATGTAATCGTTTACGAGATTGACAAGGTGGATGCTTTCTTGCAGTTCGTGTTCAGGGGCTATTCCACGGAAAAGGAACACTTGAAAAAATTGGGCGACAATGAATCAAGCCAAAGGGATTGCCAAATTCTGCAACTCTCCCAATCGGGCAAGTCCGTCAGGGAGATAGCCTCACAGGTGAATTGTGGCAAGTCCACCGTAAACCGTATCATCCAGCGCAGCAAAGAGAGTAAAAACGCAGGTGTCCCAAGTGTCCCACTGTCCCAACCCTTAGAGTGTGGGACAATGGGACAGGATGGGACAGCCGACAATCAACCATCAAAAACGGACTAA
- a CDS encoding DUF6371 domain-containing protein, producing MGNYSLQKYKGTATRHTCPKCGDRHSFVYYVDENNVPLHPSVGRCNHESGCGYHYTPKEYFQEHPEHRTTNDFSFDRQRAEQKKVKQQSKPTAIGYIPPHYVEKSQSERSNFFRFLFTLLTSYYGDKAKEVLKRLLEEYRLGATRDGSVIFWQIDRTGKVRTGKVMQYNPEDGHRIKGGQTSAVNWIHSILKKQRVLAEDWQLSQCLFGEHLLKTHPDKVVVLVESEKSAVIGSAIFPDYVWLATGGKSQMREEKLRVLSGRTVLLFPDADAYAEWKQRAESMYFCKVVVSDIIERNATPKQKEAHIDIADWIIFQIREGKVMSTANHLVEAERILQRMIEKNPVLQKLIDDLDLVLVGASPIGNDDEKPP from the coding sequence ATGGGCAATTATTCATTACAGAAGTATAAAGGAACGGCAACACGGCATACCTGCCCCAAATGCGGAGACAGGCATTCTTTCGTCTATTACGTGGACGAAAATAATGTGCCGTTGCATCCATCGGTCGGCAGATGTAACCACGAAAGCGGTTGTGGGTATCACTACACTCCGAAAGAGTATTTTCAAGAGCATCCTGAACACAGAACTACCAATGATTTCTCTTTTGACAGGCAAAGAGCAGAGCAGAAGAAAGTGAAGCAGCAAAGTAAGCCGACAGCCATCGGCTATATTCCCCCTCACTATGTGGAGAAGTCGCAAAGCGAGCGTAGCAATTTCTTCCGTTTCCTCTTCACACTCCTTACTTCCTACTATGGCGACAAGGCGAAAGAGGTGTTGAAGCGGTTGTTGGAGGAATACCGTTTGGGGGCTACCCGTGACGGCTCTGTTATCTTTTGGCAGATAGACAGGACGGGCAAGGTACGCACGGGAAAGGTGATGCAGTACAATCCCGAAGACGGACACCGTATCAAGGGAGGACAGACATCGGCAGTGAACTGGATACACAGCATATTGAAAAAGCAGCGTGTGTTGGCAGAGGATTGGCAACTATCCCAATGCCTTTTCGGGGAACACTTGTTGAAAACGCATCCCGACAAGGTGGTGGTCTTGGTGGAATCCGAGAAGAGTGCCGTTATCGGTTCTGCTATCTTCCCCGATTATGTATGGCTGGCTACGGGTGGTAAGAGTCAGATGAGAGAAGAGAAACTCCGTGTACTGTCAGGGCGAACCGTGCTTCTCTTTCCCGATGCCGATGCTTATGCCGAGTGGAAACAGCGAGCCGAGAGCATGTACTTTTGTAAGGTGGTGGTTTCGGACATCATCGAAAGGAATGCCACCCCGAAACAAAAAGAAGCCCATATCGACATAGCCGATTGGATTATCTTTCAGATACGGGAGGGCAAGGTGATGAGTACAGCCAACCACTTGGTCGAGGCTGAGAGAATCCTCCAGCGGATGATAGAGAAGAATCCCGTCCTGCAAAAACTGATAGACGATTTAGACCTTGTGCTGGTCGGTGCATCTCCAATCGGCAACGATGATGAAAAACCTCCCTGA